A single window of Acanthopagrus latus isolate v.2019 chromosome 1, fAcaLat1.1, whole genome shotgun sequence DNA harbors:
- the smcr8b gene encoding guanine nucleotide exchange protein smcr8b isoform X3, which translates to MIGSPDLLAFTGTEGFGGGEEDQDAIPEELSVPLLPPSNPWTSSAQFHRDFILVAEFSEQVGPKPVLTMPDDPRVIGSFDLNHFSVRIMSVDYQASGPGPVPPPSPGPRLNFSEDSRVILGDSAEDAFAYVHHMTLYDLEARGMVRPFCMAYVCSDQAKLMENFCELSTCFSQAADSLKTGNRQAFSMELQRKLQELEYTQLTLQQARDHPQTANGFTESGEKADELEAVERSISNHRDLLRQVTSYPNRKLKQPDFLPYDPADTLTDPIALLPPPEPSTSTSTSTSTCRSEHPLKPLEELCNAYFLSLMKEQLADTERRLRGDRSMLRTARVTHSLSKRLTPINFLFELWRPEDGDEEEGDGTEVELRKTTGTKSSVEAFQSEPMSLESFCSCVEEIPIKLEAGEARTVTPDDSVATEMTGSVSSGDSIEVLGTEKSYRTQHVDTGSDSREALVGMTDTSYRRAAADVGARRVRAYAKRANSEDSIEVLSTTESIIPEDLTAIEEEEAEYQSLSNGFGNKEEALTDYKCDDVLTEEKTLNTTSNERPVQEDDSLIDRYETLKLKSVISEITIKEEQVSEGLSSNQVHEDQPEKSTSLLQAEEAVASTPPWPGVHQTVPDLHVNFAPSLTLAEVEQWSRPCAPLRLLSIDEASECNSFSGSSEPPTPSRNIPSNTRSNRKRRRRAGLRALRFLKQNSFSQHAVFCLLSGRPLVVVGGDEGLVRKLVDALSLFLPAPGPEGSAVMMNLTTPLQLTDLLTWRLIGIHRSPSGSSASILHSLTRYSRYLSLLDLDQRTLHCPSYSGSLISRLADPNTGISRGLTYLLHLESCLTALANQALLYTFHNALQRPTTAEGTDGSGKEDFLFKRGICSSKSDVRVMHFLSDLIKQRHAGRGPPVLRFSYSPIHLHRNTHAA; encoded by the exons ATGATCGGGTCACCGGACCTGCTGGCCTTCACCGGCACGGAGGGCTttgggggaggagaggaggaccaGGATGCGATACCTGAGGAGTTATCGGTCCCCCTCTTACCCCCGTCTAACCCCTGGACCTCCTCCGCCCAGTTTCACCGAGACTTCATTCTGGTGGCTGAATTCTCAGAGCAG GTTGGACCTAAGCCTGTGCTGACGATGCCAGATGATCCCAGAGTCATTGGATCGTTCGACCTCAACCATTTCTCCGTTCGCATCATGTCTGTGGACTACCAGGCGTCCGGCCCCGGGCCcgtccctcctccatccccggGCCCCCGCCTCAACTTCAGCGAGGACTCCAGAGTGATCCTCGGAGATTCAGCAGAGGACGCATTTGCATACGTTCATCACATGACCCTGTACGACCTGGAGGCTCGGGGGATGGTGCGTCCTTTCTGCATGGCGTATGTGTGCTCGGACCAGGCGAAGCTGATGGAGAACTTCTGTGAACTGTCGACGTGCTTCTCTCAGGCTGCTGACAGCCtcaagacaggaaacagacaagCGTTTTCTatggagctgcagaggaagttaCAAGAGCTCGA GTACACGCAGTTGACTCTGCAACAGGCGAGAGATCATCCGCAGACGGCTAATGGCTTCACAGAGTCGGGAGAAAAAGCAGATGAGCTTGAAGCCGTGGAGCGTTCAATCTCAAATCATAGAGACCTCCTCCGCCAGGTCACTTCCTACCcaaacaggaagctgaaacAGCCTGACTTCCTGCCCTACGACCCAGCTGACACCCTCACTGATCCGATTGCCTTACTGCCTCCTCCTGagccctccacctccacctccacctccacctccacctgcaggtcTGAGCATCCTCTGAAGCCTCTAGAGGAGCTTTGCAACGCCTACTTCCTGTCACTAATGAAGGAGCAGCTCGCTGACACAGAGCGCCGCCTACGTGGCGACAGGAGCATGCTCCGAACTGCTCGTGTCACACATTCGTTGTCCAAGAGACTCACCCCCATCAACTTCCTGTTCGAGCTGTGGCGCCCAGAGGAcggtgatgaggaggagggagatggcACTGAGGTGGAGCTGCGGAAAACGACGGGGACGAAGAGCAGCGTCGAGGCGTTTCAATCAGAACCGATGAGCCTGGAGTCGTTTTGCTCCTGTGTGGAGGAGATCCCGATCAAACTGGAGGCAGGTGAAGCTAGGACTGTGACCCCTGACGACAGTGTTGCCACGGAGATGACAGGAAGTGTGAGCAGTGGCGACAGCATTGAAGTGCTTGGAACCGAGAAGTCTTATCGGACGCAGCACGTCGACACTGGATCTGACAGCAGAG AAGCATTAGTTGGGATGACGGACACCTCCTACAGGCGAGCAGCAGCGGATGTAGGCGCCCGGCGTGTGCGAGCGTACGCCAAGCGAGCCAACAGTGAGGACAGCATCGAAGTCCTGAGCACCACCGAGTCCATCATTCCTGAAGACCTCACCGCCAtcgaggaggaagaggcggagTACCAGTCTCTCAGTAATGGCTTTGGAAATAAAGAAGAGGCGCTGACGGACTATAAATGTGACGATGTCCTCACGGAGGAGAAGACTTTGAATACAACCTCGAATGAACGACCTGTTCAGGAGGATGACAGTCTCATTGACAGATACGAGACCTTAAAGCTAAAATCAGTCATTAGTGAGATTACAATCAAAGAGGAGCAGGTCAGTGAGGGTTTGAGCAGCAATCAGGTCCATGAAGACCAACCTGAGAAGTCGACCAGTCTACTgcaag CTGAAGAAGCCGTGGCCTCGACGCCTCCGTGGCCTGGAGTCCACCAGACAGTGCCTGACCTTCATGTGAACTTCGCCCCCTCTCTCACCCTGGCGGAGGTTGAACAGTGGTCTCGTCCCTGCGCTCCTCTCAGGCTGCTGAGCATCGACGAGGCGTCTGAATGCAACAGCTTCTCTGGCTCCTCAGAACCGCCCACTCCCAGCAGAAATATCCCCAGCAACACCCGctcaaacaggaagaggaggaggagggctggacTCAGAGCCCTCAGGTTCCTCAAACAGAACTCGTTCTCCCAGCATGCTGTGTTTTGCCTCCTGAGTGGCCGGCCGCTGGTGGTCGTCGGAGGAGATGAGGGTTTGGTCAGGAAACTGGTGGATGCTCTGAGTCTCTTCCTGCCTGCTCCTGGTCCTGAGGGAAGTGCTGTGATGATGAATTTGACGACACCGCTTCAGCTGACCGACCTGCTCACCTGGAGACTGATAGGAATACACAG ATCACCATCTGGCTCGTCTGCCTCCATCCTTCACTCTCTGACTCGCTACAGTCGTTATCTGTCCCTGTTGGACCTGGACCAGAGGACGCTGCACTGCCCGTCATACTCCGGCTCCCTCATCAGCAGACTGGCCGACCCTAACACCGGCATCAGCCGAGGCCTCACCTACCTGCTGCACCTGGAGAGCTGCCTGACTGCTCTGGCCAACCAGGCTCTGCTGTACACGTTTCATAATGCTTTACAACGTCCAACAACTGCTGAAGGGACGGACGGTTCAGGGAAAGAGGACTTCCTGTTCAAGCGAGGTATCTGCAGCAGTAAGAGTGATGTGAGGGTGATGCATTTCCTGTCTGACCTCATTAAACAGCGCCATGCAGGACGTGGACCGCCGGTTTTAAGGTTTTCTTACAGTCCAATTCACctacacagaaatacacatgCAGCATAA
- the smcr8b gene encoding guanine nucleotide exchange protein smcr8b isoform X1, with the protein MIGSPDLLAFTGTEGFGGGEEDQDAIPEELSVPLLPPSNPWTSSAQFHRDFILVAEFSEQVGPKPVLTMPDDPRVIGSFDLNHFSVRIMSVDYQASGPGPVPPPSPGPRLNFSEDSRVILGDSAEDAFAYVHHMTLYDLEARGMVRPFCMAYVCSDQAKLMENFCELSTCFSQAADSLKTGNRQAFSMELQRKLQELEYTQLTLQQARDHPQTANGFTESGEKADELEAVERSISNHRDLLRQVTSYPNRKLKQPDFLPYDPADTLTDPIALLPPPEPSTSTSTSTSTCRSEHPLKPLEELCNAYFLSLMKEQLADTERRLRGDRSMLRTARVTHSLSKRLTPINFLFELWRPEDGDEEEGDGTEVELRKTTGTKSSVEAFQSEPMSLESFCSCVEEIPIKLEAGEARTVTPDDSVATEMTGSVSSGDSIEVLGTEKSYRTQHVDTGSDSRAADNSLSSAEALVGMTDTSYRRAAADVGARRVRAYAKRANSEDSIEVLSTTESIIPEDLTAIEEEEAEYQSLSNGFGNKEEALTDYKCDDVLTEEKTLNTTSNERPVQEDDSLIDRYETLKLKSVISEITIKEEQVSEGLSSNQVHEDQPEKSTSLLQAEEAVASTPPWPGVHQTVPDLHVNFAPSLTLAEVEQWSRPCAPLRLLSIDEASECNSFSGSSEPPTPSRNIPSNTRSNRKRRRRAGLRALRFLKQNSFSQHAVFCLLSGRPLVVVGGDEGLVRKLVDALSLFLPAPGPEGSAVMMNLTTPLQLTDLLTWRLIGIHRSPSGSSASILHSLTRYSRYLSLLDLDQRTLHCPSYSGSLISRLADPNTGISRGLTYLLHLESCLTALANQALLYTFHNALQRPTTAEGTDGSGKEDFLFKRGICSSKSDVRVMHFLSDLIKQRHAGRGPPVLRFSYSPIHLHRNTHAA; encoded by the exons ATGATCGGGTCACCGGACCTGCTGGCCTTCACCGGCACGGAGGGCTttgggggaggagaggaggaccaGGATGCGATACCTGAGGAGTTATCGGTCCCCCTCTTACCCCCGTCTAACCCCTGGACCTCCTCCGCCCAGTTTCACCGAGACTTCATTCTGGTGGCTGAATTCTCAGAGCAG GTTGGACCTAAGCCTGTGCTGACGATGCCAGATGATCCCAGAGTCATTGGATCGTTCGACCTCAACCATTTCTCCGTTCGCATCATGTCTGTGGACTACCAGGCGTCCGGCCCCGGGCCcgtccctcctccatccccggGCCCCCGCCTCAACTTCAGCGAGGACTCCAGAGTGATCCTCGGAGATTCAGCAGAGGACGCATTTGCATACGTTCATCACATGACCCTGTACGACCTGGAGGCTCGGGGGATGGTGCGTCCTTTCTGCATGGCGTATGTGTGCTCGGACCAGGCGAAGCTGATGGAGAACTTCTGTGAACTGTCGACGTGCTTCTCTCAGGCTGCTGACAGCCtcaagacaggaaacagacaagCGTTTTCTatggagctgcagaggaagttaCAAGAGCTCGA GTACACGCAGTTGACTCTGCAACAGGCGAGAGATCATCCGCAGACGGCTAATGGCTTCACAGAGTCGGGAGAAAAAGCAGATGAGCTTGAAGCCGTGGAGCGTTCAATCTCAAATCATAGAGACCTCCTCCGCCAGGTCACTTCCTACCcaaacaggaagctgaaacAGCCTGACTTCCTGCCCTACGACCCAGCTGACACCCTCACTGATCCGATTGCCTTACTGCCTCCTCCTGagccctccacctccacctccacctccacctccacctgcaggtcTGAGCATCCTCTGAAGCCTCTAGAGGAGCTTTGCAACGCCTACTTCCTGTCACTAATGAAGGAGCAGCTCGCTGACACAGAGCGCCGCCTACGTGGCGACAGGAGCATGCTCCGAACTGCTCGTGTCACACATTCGTTGTCCAAGAGACTCACCCCCATCAACTTCCTGTTCGAGCTGTGGCGCCCAGAGGAcggtgatgaggaggagggagatggcACTGAGGTGGAGCTGCGGAAAACGACGGGGACGAAGAGCAGCGTCGAGGCGTTTCAATCAGAACCGATGAGCCTGGAGTCGTTTTGCTCCTGTGTGGAGGAGATCCCGATCAAACTGGAGGCAGGTGAAGCTAGGACTGTGACCCCTGACGACAGTGTTGCCACGGAGATGACAGGAAGTGTGAGCAGTGGCGACAGCATTGAAGTGCTTGGAACCGAGAAGTCTTATCGGACGCAGCACGTCGACACTGGATCTGACAGCAGAG CAGCTGACAATTCACTCTCCTCAGCAGAAGCATTAGTTGGGATGACGGACACCTCCTACAGGCGAGCAGCAGCGGATGTAGGCGCCCGGCGTGTGCGAGCGTACGCCAAGCGAGCCAACAGTGAGGACAGCATCGAAGTCCTGAGCACCACCGAGTCCATCATTCCTGAAGACCTCACCGCCAtcgaggaggaagaggcggagTACCAGTCTCTCAGTAATGGCTTTGGAAATAAAGAAGAGGCGCTGACGGACTATAAATGTGACGATGTCCTCACGGAGGAGAAGACTTTGAATACAACCTCGAATGAACGACCTGTTCAGGAGGATGACAGTCTCATTGACAGATACGAGACCTTAAAGCTAAAATCAGTCATTAGTGAGATTACAATCAAAGAGGAGCAGGTCAGTGAGGGTTTGAGCAGCAATCAGGTCCATGAAGACCAACCTGAGAAGTCGACCAGTCTACTgcaag CTGAAGAAGCCGTGGCCTCGACGCCTCCGTGGCCTGGAGTCCACCAGACAGTGCCTGACCTTCATGTGAACTTCGCCCCCTCTCTCACCCTGGCGGAGGTTGAACAGTGGTCTCGTCCCTGCGCTCCTCTCAGGCTGCTGAGCATCGACGAGGCGTCTGAATGCAACAGCTTCTCTGGCTCCTCAGAACCGCCCACTCCCAGCAGAAATATCCCCAGCAACACCCGctcaaacaggaagaggaggaggagggctggacTCAGAGCCCTCAGGTTCCTCAAACAGAACTCGTTCTCCCAGCATGCTGTGTTTTGCCTCCTGAGTGGCCGGCCGCTGGTGGTCGTCGGAGGAGATGAGGGTTTGGTCAGGAAACTGGTGGATGCTCTGAGTCTCTTCCTGCCTGCTCCTGGTCCTGAGGGAAGTGCTGTGATGATGAATTTGACGACACCGCTTCAGCTGACCGACCTGCTCACCTGGAGACTGATAGGAATACACAG ATCACCATCTGGCTCGTCTGCCTCCATCCTTCACTCTCTGACTCGCTACAGTCGTTATCTGTCCCTGTTGGACCTGGACCAGAGGACGCTGCACTGCCCGTCATACTCCGGCTCCCTCATCAGCAGACTGGCCGACCCTAACACCGGCATCAGCCGAGGCCTCACCTACCTGCTGCACCTGGAGAGCTGCCTGACTGCTCTGGCCAACCAGGCTCTGCTGTACACGTTTCATAATGCTTTACAACGTCCAACAACTGCTGAAGGGACGGACGGTTCAGGGAAAGAGGACTTCCTGTTCAAGCGAGGTATCTGCAGCAGTAAGAGTGATGTGAGGGTGATGCATTTCCTGTCTGACCTCATTAAACAGCGCCATGCAGGACGTGGACCGCCGGTTTTAAGGTTTTCTTACAGTCCAATTCACctacacagaaatacacatgCAGCATAA
- the smcr8b gene encoding guanine nucleotide exchange protein smcr8b isoform X2, which yields MIGSPDLLAFTGTEGFGGGEEDQDAIPEELSVPLLPPSNPWTSSAQFHRDFILVAEFSEQVGPKPVLTMPDDPRVIGSFDLNHFSVRIMSVDYQASGPGPVPPPSPGPRLNFSEDSRVILGDSAEDAFAYVHHMTLYDLEARGMVRPFCMAYVCSDQAKLMENFCELSTCFSQAADSLKTGNRQAFSMELQRKLQELEYTQLTLQQARDHPQTANGFTESGEKADELEAVERSISNHRDLLRQVTSYPNRKLKQPDFLPYDPADTLTDPIALLPPPEPSTSTSTSTSTCRSEHPLKPLEELCNAYFLSLMKEQLADTERRLRGDRSMLRTARVTHSLSKRLTPINFLFELWRPEDGDEEEGDGTEVELRKTTGTKSSVEAFQSEPMSLESFCSCVEEIPIKLEAGEARTVTPDDSVATEMTGSVSSGDSIEVLGTEKSYRTQHVDTGSDSRAEALVGMTDTSYRRAAADVGARRVRAYAKRANSEDSIEVLSTTESIIPEDLTAIEEEEAEYQSLSNGFGNKEEALTDYKCDDVLTEEKTLNTTSNERPVQEDDSLIDRYETLKLKSVISEITIKEEQVSEGLSSNQVHEDQPEKSTSLLQAEEAVASTPPWPGVHQTVPDLHVNFAPSLTLAEVEQWSRPCAPLRLLSIDEASECNSFSGSSEPPTPSRNIPSNTRSNRKRRRRAGLRALRFLKQNSFSQHAVFCLLSGRPLVVVGGDEGLVRKLVDALSLFLPAPGPEGSAVMMNLTTPLQLTDLLTWRLIGIHRSPSGSSASILHSLTRYSRYLSLLDLDQRTLHCPSYSGSLISRLADPNTGISRGLTYLLHLESCLTALANQALLYTFHNALQRPTTAEGTDGSGKEDFLFKRGICSSKSDVRVMHFLSDLIKQRHAGRGPPVLRFSYSPIHLHRNTHAA from the exons ATGATCGGGTCACCGGACCTGCTGGCCTTCACCGGCACGGAGGGCTttgggggaggagaggaggaccaGGATGCGATACCTGAGGAGTTATCGGTCCCCCTCTTACCCCCGTCTAACCCCTGGACCTCCTCCGCCCAGTTTCACCGAGACTTCATTCTGGTGGCTGAATTCTCAGAGCAG GTTGGACCTAAGCCTGTGCTGACGATGCCAGATGATCCCAGAGTCATTGGATCGTTCGACCTCAACCATTTCTCCGTTCGCATCATGTCTGTGGACTACCAGGCGTCCGGCCCCGGGCCcgtccctcctccatccccggGCCCCCGCCTCAACTTCAGCGAGGACTCCAGAGTGATCCTCGGAGATTCAGCAGAGGACGCATTTGCATACGTTCATCACATGACCCTGTACGACCTGGAGGCTCGGGGGATGGTGCGTCCTTTCTGCATGGCGTATGTGTGCTCGGACCAGGCGAAGCTGATGGAGAACTTCTGTGAACTGTCGACGTGCTTCTCTCAGGCTGCTGACAGCCtcaagacaggaaacagacaagCGTTTTCTatggagctgcagaggaagttaCAAGAGCTCGA GTACACGCAGTTGACTCTGCAACAGGCGAGAGATCATCCGCAGACGGCTAATGGCTTCACAGAGTCGGGAGAAAAAGCAGATGAGCTTGAAGCCGTGGAGCGTTCAATCTCAAATCATAGAGACCTCCTCCGCCAGGTCACTTCCTACCcaaacaggaagctgaaacAGCCTGACTTCCTGCCCTACGACCCAGCTGACACCCTCACTGATCCGATTGCCTTACTGCCTCCTCCTGagccctccacctccacctccacctccacctccacctgcaggtcTGAGCATCCTCTGAAGCCTCTAGAGGAGCTTTGCAACGCCTACTTCCTGTCACTAATGAAGGAGCAGCTCGCTGACACAGAGCGCCGCCTACGTGGCGACAGGAGCATGCTCCGAACTGCTCGTGTCACACATTCGTTGTCCAAGAGACTCACCCCCATCAACTTCCTGTTCGAGCTGTGGCGCCCAGAGGAcggtgatgaggaggagggagatggcACTGAGGTGGAGCTGCGGAAAACGACGGGGACGAAGAGCAGCGTCGAGGCGTTTCAATCAGAACCGATGAGCCTGGAGTCGTTTTGCTCCTGTGTGGAGGAGATCCCGATCAAACTGGAGGCAGGTGAAGCTAGGACTGTGACCCCTGACGACAGTGTTGCCACGGAGATGACAGGAAGTGTGAGCAGTGGCGACAGCATTGAAGTGCTTGGAACCGAGAAGTCTTATCGGACGCAGCACGTCGACACTGGATCTGACAGCAGAG CAGAAGCATTAGTTGGGATGACGGACACCTCCTACAGGCGAGCAGCAGCGGATGTAGGCGCCCGGCGTGTGCGAGCGTACGCCAAGCGAGCCAACAGTGAGGACAGCATCGAAGTCCTGAGCACCACCGAGTCCATCATTCCTGAAGACCTCACCGCCAtcgaggaggaagaggcggagTACCAGTCTCTCAGTAATGGCTTTGGAAATAAAGAAGAGGCGCTGACGGACTATAAATGTGACGATGTCCTCACGGAGGAGAAGACTTTGAATACAACCTCGAATGAACGACCTGTTCAGGAGGATGACAGTCTCATTGACAGATACGAGACCTTAAAGCTAAAATCAGTCATTAGTGAGATTACAATCAAAGAGGAGCAGGTCAGTGAGGGTTTGAGCAGCAATCAGGTCCATGAAGACCAACCTGAGAAGTCGACCAGTCTACTgcaag CTGAAGAAGCCGTGGCCTCGACGCCTCCGTGGCCTGGAGTCCACCAGACAGTGCCTGACCTTCATGTGAACTTCGCCCCCTCTCTCACCCTGGCGGAGGTTGAACAGTGGTCTCGTCCCTGCGCTCCTCTCAGGCTGCTGAGCATCGACGAGGCGTCTGAATGCAACAGCTTCTCTGGCTCCTCAGAACCGCCCACTCCCAGCAGAAATATCCCCAGCAACACCCGctcaaacaggaagaggaggaggagggctggacTCAGAGCCCTCAGGTTCCTCAAACAGAACTCGTTCTCCCAGCATGCTGTGTTTTGCCTCCTGAGTGGCCGGCCGCTGGTGGTCGTCGGAGGAGATGAGGGTTTGGTCAGGAAACTGGTGGATGCTCTGAGTCTCTTCCTGCCTGCTCCTGGTCCTGAGGGAAGTGCTGTGATGATGAATTTGACGACACCGCTTCAGCTGACCGACCTGCTCACCTGGAGACTGATAGGAATACACAG ATCACCATCTGGCTCGTCTGCCTCCATCCTTCACTCTCTGACTCGCTACAGTCGTTATCTGTCCCTGTTGGACCTGGACCAGAGGACGCTGCACTGCCCGTCATACTCCGGCTCCCTCATCAGCAGACTGGCCGACCCTAACACCGGCATCAGCCGAGGCCTCACCTACCTGCTGCACCTGGAGAGCTGCCTGACTGCTCTGGCCAACCAGGCTCTGCTGTACACGTTTCATAATGCTTTACAACGTCCAACAACTGCTGAAGGGACGGACGGTTCAGGGAAAGAGGACTTCCTGTTCAAGCGAGGTATCTGCAGCAGTAAGAGTGATGTGAGGGTGATGCATTTCCTGTCTGACCTCATTAAACAGCGCCATGCAGGACGTGGACCGCCGGTTTTAAGGTTTTCTTACAGTCCAATTCACctacacagaaatacacatgCAGCATAA